The proteins below are encoded in one region of Labeo rohita strain BAU-BD-2019 chromosome 15, IGBB_LRoh.1.0, whole genome shotgun sequence:
- the nek8 gene encoding serine/threonine-protein kinase Nek8, translating into MEKYEKIKVVGRGAFGIVHLCRRRTDGALVILKEIPVEQMTRDERLAAQNECQVLKLLSHPNIIEYYENFLEDKALMIAMEYAPGGTLADYIQKRCNSLLDEDTILHFFVQILLALYHVHNKLILHRDLKTQNILLDKHQMIVKIGDFGISKILVSKSKAYTVVGTPCYISPELCEGKPYNQKSDIWALGCVLYELASLKRAFEAANLPALVLKIMSGTFAPISDRYSPELRQLILNMLNLDPSKRPQLNEIMAHPICIRPLLNLYTDIGNVKMRRIEKPLSTVQTGPHGRPGGRVTGTRTRGGLSGLTSTKMMHPLPLSSVYTWGSGISTPLRLPMLNTEVIQVSLGRTQKMGVTKSGRLITWEAPSVGSGEPSLPGAVEQMQPQFISRFLEGQSGVTIKSVSCGDLFTTCLTDRGIIMTFGSGSNGCLGHGNFNDVTQPKIVEALLGYELVQVSCGASHVLAVTNEREVFSWGRGDNGRLGLATQDCHNCPQQVSLPADFEAQRVLCGIDCSMIISSQHQLLACGNNRFNKLGLDKLSGAEEPPSHCQVEEVHTFQPVQSAPLNVEKIVYIDIGTAHSVAVTEKGQCFTFGSNQHGQLGCSSRRSSRVPYQVSGLQGITMAACGDAFTLAIGAEGEVYTWGKGARGRLGRKEEDSGKPKAVQLDESHPYTVTSVACCHGNTLLAVKPFFEEPVPK; encoded by the exons GATAGTCCACCTTTGTCGCAGACGCACTGATGGCGCATTGGTGATCTTGAAGGAAATCCCAGTTGAGCAAATGACCCGTGATGAGCGTCTCGCAGCCCAGAATGAATGCCAAGTCCTTAAGTTACTCAGCCACCCAAACATAATTGAGTATTACGAAAACTTCCTTGAAGACAAGGCGCTAATGATTGCAATGGAATACGCTCCAG GTGGAACCCTGGCCGATTACATACAGAAGCGCTGCAACTCCCTGTTAGATGAGGACACCATATTACACTTCTTTGTTCAGATATTATTGGCCCTTTATCATGTGCACAATAAGCTCATCCTACACCGGGACCTCAAAACCCAGAACATACTCTTAGACAAGCATCAAATGATAGTAAAAATAGGAGACTTCGGAATCTCAAAAATTCTTGTCAGCAAGAGCAAAGCTTATACT GTTGTGGGGACACCGTGTTATATCTCTCCAGAACTGTGTGAAGGAAAGCCATACAACCAGAAGAGTGACATTTGGGCCCTTGGCTGTGTGCTTTACGAGCTTGCTAGTCTCAAGAGAGCTTTTGAGGCAGCA AACCTGCCGGCTTTGGTGCTGAAGATCATGAGTGGCACATTCGCCCCCATTTCAGATCGTTACAGCCCAGAATTGAGACAACTCATTCTCAACATGCTGAATCTGGACCCATCCAAAAGGCCCCAACTCAATGAGATAATGGCTCATCCCATCTGCATCAGGCCGTTGCTCAATCTCTACACTGACATAGGCAATGTCAAAATGCGCAG aatagaaAAGCCACTTTCTACCGTACAGACAGGCCCACATGGGAGACCTGGTGGACGCGTAACCGGTACCAGAACCAGAG GAGGGCTGTCCGGTCTAACTTCGACCAAGATGATGCACCCATTGCCTTTATCATCAGTGTACACTTGGGGCAGTGGCATTTCCACTCCTCTGCGTCTGCCCATGTTAAACACAGAGGTTATTCAAGTGTCCCTGGGCCGCACCCAGAAGATGGGCGTCACCAAATCAGGGAGGCTCATCACTTGGGAG GCCCCCTCGGTTGGATCAGGTGAGCCCTCACTGCCCGGCGCTGTGGAGCAGATGCAGCCACAGTTTATCTCTCGCTTCCTGGAGGGACAGTCTGGTGTCACCATCAAATCGGTCTCATGTGGCGATCTCTTCACCACCTGTCTAACAG ACAGAGGTATAATCATGACGTTTGGAAGTGGAAGTAATGGTTGTCTTGGACATGGGAACTTCAATGATGTGACACAG CCCAAGATAGTAGAGGCTCTGCTGGGTTATGAGCTGGTTCAAGTGTCTTGTGGAGCGTCCCACGTTCTGGCGGTGACCAACGAGCGAGAGGTGTTCTCCTGGGGGCGAGGAGACAATG GCCGGCTGGGTTTGGCCACTCAAGACTGCCACAACTGCCCGCAGCAGGTGAGTTTACCAGCTGATTTTGAAGCCCAGCGTGTGCTGTGTGGGATCGACTGCTCCATGATCATCAGCTCGCAGCACCAGCTTCTGGCCTGTGGGAACAACAG GTTTAACAAGCTGGGTTTGGATAAGCTCTCTGGCGCAGAGGAGCCCCCGTCTCACTGTCAGGTAGAGGAGGTCCACACGTTTCAGCCCGTCCAGTCGGCTCCTCTAAATGTTGAGAAGATTGTGTACATAGACATCGGCACAGCACACTCTGTTGCAGTCACAG AGAAAGGTCAGTGTTTCACCTTCGGCAGTAACCAGCATGGGCAGCTTGGCTGCAGCTCTCGCAGAAGCAGTCGAGTGCCCTATCAGGTGTCAGGACTGCAGGGGATCACCATGGCCGCGTGTGGCGATGCGTTCACTCTGGCTATTGGAGCAG AGGGCGAAGTGTACACCTGGGGTAAAGGGGCACGTGGTCGGCTTGGACGAAAAGAAGAGGATTCTGGGAAACCGAAGGCAGTGCAGCTCGACGAGAGCCACCCTTACACTGTCACGTCAGTGGCCTGTTGCCATGGAAACACACTGTTGGCTGTGAAAC CATTTTTTGAAGAGCCTGTTCCAAAGTGA